From Dasypus novemcinctus isolate mDasNov1 chromosome 19, mDasNov1.1.hap2, whole genome shotgun sequence, a single genomic window includes:
- the LOC131274572 gene encoding BCL-6 corepressor-like protein 1 → MEAFLFVLILFSTLWLSESTATAVLGSLFFLFLGVGLFTILAHSKKRKVKFRRVQRHLDLSECQHRGKGLEEKGELTAWRACQGGAVGTPGVSPPRKSPLRKEPGAARHCRITCHPWAFPPPRDDRPPKGDRAEGAAPSGTPLVAWCLAARRPPHPQSDPPVRSLAGSSGRLASGGPLFPPGAQPPAPLWEAPAALLGVRTSLQVVSGEAHPPFAGTILVLSFPSSFPPFYSFPPYSTLAAPSSPPLAISLFPQSSLALPPTFPTLFLTFTPSPLTPASWLPPPRPSFSVFPLFLSSPPAALPSLPQVACGPFHLPALCSSLSCPTTLSCSLPLPTPSLALPCLSPLPSVPSGHLQRAWARGIPAPHPCALSLPLIQPSEIRANPSLCRGVLGTRPLPLTPAHLAAAATTSSSTTNPLSIGVDIEPQVQASPVDLNLESGLEKTQDFQEPRRNNIVRRALHWITHRKKTKGQEGPPKGAKGRPAPGMSPRTGEKQSESSCSRKGALAAPNALPELQAGPGGDWGLRKKPRKPHPRKVRFEASSECLIYYPDSAPCELLPDAVVCHDKVKNPEHSGRPFKWGKLCCIGCFPHMN, encoded by the exons ATGGAGGCATTCCTGTTCGTTCTAATCCTGTTCAGTACCCTGTGGCTGAGCGAAAGCACAGCCACAGCGGTACTCGgatctctcttcttcctcttcctagGAGTGGGGCTCTTCACCATCTTGGCCCACTCTAAGAAGAGGAAGGTGAAATTTCGGAGAGTCCAGCGACACCTGGACTTGAGTGAG TGTCAGCACAGAGGCAAGGGACTCGAGGAAAAGGGTGAATTAACAG CTTGGAGAGCTTGCCAGGGAGGCGCCGTGGGGACACCAGGTGTGAGTCCTCCTCGGAAAAG CCCCCTGCGCAAGGAACCTGGAGCGGCCAGACACTGTCGCATCACCTGTCACCCGTGGGCCTTTCCACCTCCCCGGGATGACCGCCCGCCAAAGGGGGACCGTGCGGAGGGTGCTGCTCCATCTGGGACCCCTTTGGTGGCCTGGTGTCTGGCCGCCAGGCGACCTCCACACCCACAGAGTGACCCGCCTGTGAGATCTCTGGCTGGGTCCTCTGGGAGACTTGCCTCTGGCGGCCCACTCTTCCCTCCGGGGGCACAACCACCTGCCCCTCTGTGGGAGGCCCCAGCAGCACTGCTGGGGGTGAGAACCTCCCTCCAGGTGGTGTCTGGGGAAGCCCACCCTCCCTTTGCAGGCACCATCCTGgtcctttcatttccttcctctttccctcccttttactCCTTCCCCCCTTATTCCACCCtggccgccccctcctccccaccactgGCCATTTCCCTCTTTCCACAATCCTCCCTGGCACTGCCCCCCACATTCCCAACCTTGTTTTTGACCTTTACCCCGAGCCCACTCACCCCTGCATCCTggcttcccccaccccgcccctcttTTTCCGTCTTCCCACTGTTCCTCTCATCCCCACCGGCAGCtcttccatctctgccccaggtgGCTTGTGGCCCATTCCACCTGCCAGCCCTCTGTTCCTCCCTTTCCTGCCCCACAACCCTgtcctgctccctgcccctgcccaccccttcccttgccttgccttgcctctcccctctgccctctgTGCCTTCAGGACATCTACAGAGGGCATGGGCAAGAggcatccctgcaccccacccttgtgccctctccctccccttaatTCAGCCCAGTGAAATCAGGGCCAATCCTAGCCTGTGCAGGGGTGTCCTGGGCACTCGCCCTCTACCCCTGACCCCTGCACACCTGGCTGCTGCTGCTACAACTTCAAGCAGCACAACTAACCCCCTGTCCATTGGGGTGGACATAGAGCCACAAGTCCAGGCCAGCCCAGTGGACTTAAACCTGGAATCAG GCCTGGAAAAAACACAGGATTTCCAGGAACCCAGAAGAAACAACATCGTACGGAGGGCCCTTCACTGGATTACACACCGGAAAAAGACCAAGGGGCAGGAAGGACCCCCAAAGGGAGCAAAAGGAAGACCAGCCCCTGGGATGTCCCCACGCACCGGAGAAAAACAATCTGAATCCAGCTGCTCCCGAAAGGGAGCTTTAGCTGCACCAAATGCACTCCCTGAACTTCAGGCTGGACCTGGGGGGGACTGGGGCCTCAGAAAGAAGCCACGGAAACCCCACCCCAGAAAAGTCCGCTTTGAGGCTTCCTCAGAGTGTCTCATTTATTATCCTGACTCTGCCCCCTGTGAGCTCCTGCCAGACGCAGTGGTTTGCCACGACAAAGTAAAAAACCCAGAACATTCGGGGAGACCTTTCAAATGGGGGAAACTGTGCTGCATAGGGTGTTTCCCACACATGAACTAA